One Ricinus communis isolate WT05 ecotype wild-type chromosome 1, ASM1957865v1, whole genome shotgun sequence DNA window includes the following coding sequences:
- the LOC8287051 gene encoding exocyst complex component EXO84A: MSTGDSAELEGNLTLSDRLKVFKGSSFDPEAYVISKCQTMNEKEIRHLCSHLIELKKASAEEMRRSVYANYTAFIRTSREILALEGHLLSMRNLLSTQAALVHGLEERVRIDSLWANSEDSLAEDLSNFENRELPKTEDWLPEFLETLDVLLAERRVDEAMAALDKGEILARDAARKRTLSPAALFKLRTAITEQRQRLADQIADTIIQPSTRGVELHSSVLALKKLGDGSRAHTLLLNSHHQKLQSSMKSLRSSNATVYTAAISQLVFSTIAQAASDSLSVFGEEPAYSSELVTWAVKQTQVFALLLKRHVLASSAVAWGLRVAAECIQICLGHCSLLEARGLALSPVLLRLFRSSVEQALSANLKRIEQISAALAAADDWLLAYTPVGGRLLSSTSSFANAAGSQPKLSNSANRFNSMVQEILEDVAPLEILQLDGPALEGILQVFSAYVNLLIRALPGSMENEDNMEASGSKIVRMAETESQQIALLANASLLADELLPRSAMRLLPLPTRLDEQPRRASGRQSRLPDQREWKKKLQRSVDRLRDSFCRQHALELIFTEDGEIRLNAVIYTSMDDQAEEPEWFPSSIVQELFIKLSRVANIATEMFVGRERFATILLMRLTETVILWLSDDQTFWEEVEGQKPLGPLGLQQFYLDMQFVLLFASQGRYLSRNLHQVIKNIIARAIDVVSATGVDPYSALPEDDWFAEVAQIAIKMLSGKANFGNIDRDVSSPTASSVLSHGSN, translated from the exons atgagtaCAGGAGACTCGGCAGAACTCGAAGGAAACCTAACGCTGAGTGATCGGTTAAAGGTTTTCAAAGGCTCTAGCTTTGATCCTGAGGCTTACGTTATCTCCAAATGCCAGACTATGAACGAGAAG GAAATAAGGCACTTGTGTTCTCACCTTATCGAGTTGAAAAAAGCGTCTGCTGAGGAAATGCGCAGAAGTGTTTACGCTAATTACACTGCTTTCATTCG CACATCAAGGGAGATTTTAGCTCTCGAGGGACATCTTCTTTCCATGAGGAATCTCCTATCTACTCAGGCAGCTCTAGTTCATGGTTTAGAAGAACGTGTTCGGATTGATTCATTGTGGGCTAATTCTGAAGACTCACTTGCAGAGGACCTATCTAACTTTGAGAATAGAGAACTTCCCAAAACAGAAGATTGGTTACCAGAATTCTTGGAGACCCTTGATGTTTTATTGGCTGAAAGGAGAGTCGACGAAGCTATGGCGGCCCTTGACAAGGGAGAAATTTTAGCCAGAGATGCTGCTAGGAAGCGCACATTGAGTCCAGCTGCACTCTTTAAATTACGGACTGCAATTACAGAACAAAGACAACGATTAGCGGACCAGATTGCAGATACCATTATCCAACCTTCAACACGTGGAGTAGAGCTCCATTCTTCTGTTTTAGCTCTGAAAAAACTTGGAGATGGTTCCCGTGCTCATACATTGCTACTCAATTCTCATCACCAGAAGCTGCAGTCTAGCATGAAGAGTCTTCGCTCATCCAATGCAACAGTATATACTGCTGCAATTTCACAGCTTGTCTTCTCAACCATTGCACAAGCTGCGAGTGATTCCTTGTCAGTTTTTGGTGAGGAGCCTGCATATTCGTCTGAGCTTGTGACTTGGGCTGTCAAACAGACTCAGGTTTTCGCTCTTCTTCTTAAGAGGCATGTTCTAGCTTCATCAGCAGTTGCATGGGGGCTAAGGGTTGCTGCTGAGTGCATTCAGATATGCTTGGGTCACTGTTCTTTGTTAGAAGCTCGTGGACTGGCCCTTTCTCCTGTTTTACTGAGACTTTTTAGGTCTAGTGTTGAGCAGGCACTAAGTGccaatttaaaaagaattgaacAGATTAGTGCTGCATTAGCTGCTGCAGATGACTGGTTGCTTGCTTATACACCAGTTGGTGGGCGTCTTTTATCTTCTACTTCATCCTTTGCTAATGCAGCAGGGTCACAGCCAAAGCTTTCAAACAGTGCAAACCGATTCAACTCAATGGTTCAG GAAATTCTAGAAGATGTAGCGCCACTTGAGATCCTTCAGTTGGATGGTCCTGCACTCGAAGGTATTCTACAAGTGTTCAGTGCCTATGTAAACTTGCTGATCCGTGCATTACCGGGTTCAATGGAGAATGAAGACAACATGGAAGCTTCTGGTAGTAAAATTGTGAGGATGGCAGAAACTGAAAGCCAGCAGATAGCTTTACTAGCAAATGCATCATTATTAGCAGATGAGCTGCTCCCGCGTTCTGCCATGAGGCTTTTGCCATTGCCTACTAGATTAGATGAACAACCAAGAAGAGCTTCAGGTAGGCAATCTCGTCTTCCGGATCAAAGGGAATGGAAGAAGAAACTTCAACGCTCAGTTGACCGCTTGCGAGATAGCTTCTGCAGACAACATGCTCTTGAGCTCATCTTCACTGAAGATGGTGAAATCCGTCTAAATGCAGTTATATACACAAGTATGGATGACCAAGCAGAGGAGCCTGAATGGTTCCCATCTTCAATTGTTCAG gAACTATTCATAAAGTTGTCTCGGGTggccaacatagcaactgaAATGTTTGTAGGTAGGGAAAGGTTTGCAACAATTCTATTGATGAGACTCACGGAGACAGTGATTCTTTGGCTTTCTGATGATCAAACTTTCTGGGAAGAAGTGGAGGGACAAAAGCCTTTGGGTCCTCTTGGCCTCCAACAg TTTTACTTGGATATGCAATTTGTGTTGCTCTTTGCGTCTCAAGGCCGCTACTTGTCTAGGAATCTACATCAAGTTATCAAAAACATCATAGCAAGAGCGATTGATGTGGTTTCTGCTACTGGAGTGGATCCTTACAG